Proteins from a single region of Phycisphaerae bacterium:
- a CDS encoding 3-isopropylmalate dehydratase, giving the protein MEQVIRGKVYVLGDDIDTDQIIPAHFLVYNPAIAEERRQFGRHALCGVPTPQAGLPGGGIPFVDQKDPANTHSAYSIIIAGKNFGCGSSREHAPLALAEAGVVAVIAEFYARIFFRNSVNGGYLVPFETGRRLVEQFETGEEVEIHTAEPCLVGTKSGKRYPLRALGDVAPIIEAGGIFAYAKSKGML; this is encoded by the coding sequence ATGGAACAGGTGATCCGCGGCAAGGTCTACGTTCTCGGTGACGACATTGACACAGATCAGATCATCCCGGCCCATTTTCTGGTCTACAATCCGGCCATCGCGGAGGAGCGGAGGCAGTTTGGGCGTCACGCCTTGTGCGGGGTGCCCACGCCTCAGGCTGGCCTGCCCGGCGGCGGTATTCCCTTCGTCGACCAGAAGGATCCCGCCAACACGCACAGCGCTTACTCTATCATCATTGCCGGCAAGAACTTCGGTTGTGGAAGCTCGCGCGAGCACGCGCCCCTGGCCCTGGCCGAGGCCGGCGTCGTCGCGGTCATCGCTGAGTTCTATGCCCGGATCTTCTTCCGCAACTCGGTGAACGGCGGCTACCTCGTGCCCTTCGAGACGGGGCGGCGGCTGGTCGAGCAGTTCGAGACCGGCGAAGAGGTCGAGATTCACACCGCCGAGCCATGCCTGGTGGGGACCAAGAGCGGAAAGCGATATCCCCTGCGGGCGCTGGGTGACGTGGCCCCGATCATCGAGGCGGGGGGTATCTTCGCCTACGCCAAGTCGAAGGGAATGCTGTAA
- a CDS encoding DUF2617 family protein codes for MTVEVGQTLQRVADLKFALYRRPLHPELFTIYQNRHLEQAAYQADIWILGLSHVVSLQSGGRCVTEVTTTDVDLLPQNGLVTSFQFRGERDHHEKFDDGLHYILSTQVEKMNRNLFHASHRDLLNYAGSRGLLVRFEDWTDDDNLVPFSFVDWELRNRELHVQAFHAFPADYTILKTQSIVEVGTKPAAKKAR; via the coding sequence ATGACCGTGGAAGTTGGTCAGACATTACAGCGTGTAGCGGATCTGAAGTTCGCGCTATATCGCCGCCCACTCCATCCTGAGCTGTTCACGATCTACCAGAATCGCCATCTGGAGCAAGCGGCGTACCAGGCGGACATCTGGATCTTGGGACTCTCCCATGTGGTTTCGTTGCAGTCTGGCGGCCGATGCGTGACTGAAGTCACGACCACTGACGTCGACCTTCTTCCTCAGAACGGCCTGGTGACCTCGTTCCAGTTCCGGGGCGAGCGCGACCACCACGAGAAGTTCGATGACGGCCTGCACTACATTCTGTCCACTCAAGTGGAGAAGATGAATCGGAACCTGTTCCACGCCTCGCATCGCGATCTGCTCAACTACGCAGGCTCCCGGGGCCTGCTGGTGAGGTTCGAGGATTGGACAGACGACGACAATCTGGTACCCTTTTCGTTCGTCGATTGGGAGCTTCGGAACCGCGAACTGCACGTGCAGGCGTTCCACGCTTTTCCGGCCGACTATACGATCCTGAAGACCCAGTCGATTGTGGAAGTGGGCACGAAGCCCGCTGCCAAGAAGGCCCGTTAG
- a CDS encoding beta-propeller domain-containing protein, with amino-acid sequence MRRLWIIAVVGLAFVLSGASCPLYHPRTAKPRIAGLKGFGSAEELRQFLVDQANERLSGTGQSYGTGDPLFDLFFGWGGMASAPTAELSNADTGGRSEGATTSHSSTNIQEEGVDESDVVKCDEETIYWLRGDTIHVCRAYPATQLAELATVKLDSTGESLYLRGHQLIALSSRWSYGYYRYGWGVFAAEAEAPTPGGTSSTDSSSLVGGSWNDGGQVTVSIIDVSDPAHPTTTATAKFEGQLASSRMIDNHLYLVVTTTPRLPDNPVPLTLEGMTLDEWLPDYEITISGGATQIGDMISWQGAFRPEVGDGYNITTVATLDVDNPTGGFASTAITADAGTIYASTAALYVTDTQYDWYMGGSRTDTIVHKLAFTQTGTDYIASGMVPGRPLNQYSLGEYDGHLRIATNQDEWSIDGAGLKNGIYVMKETGTTLDIVGRIDDIAVGEQIYAARFIGPRGFLVTFKRIDPLFTVDLSNPTNPRIVGELKVPGYSDHLQLLDQNHILAIGKDAQDTGSFAWVQGVQLSMFDVSNLANPQLMFKEIIGGRGTHSEANNNPKAFIYYEPDESGPGYLTFPIDLYSTGTTGPEWGTHQFTGILVYRVDPQTGFSRLGSISTLPEGKSPNGCNWYYYGATRGLFIGENVYAVSDLGVKAAGLSSLGTLSGSVSFTGASAFEDCYYDDLPEILPAVSEGLR; translated from the coding sequence ATGCGACGGCTTTGGATCATCGCAGTGGTCGGACTGGCCTTTGTCCTGAGCGGTGCCTCATGTCCGCTGTATCACCCCCGTACTGCCAAACCAAGGATTGCCGGGCTGAAGGGTTTTGGATCGGCCGAGGAACTCCGTCAGTTCCTGGTGGATCAGGCCAACGAGCGGCTTTCCGGGACGGGTCAGAGCTACGGCACGGGCGACCCCTTGTTCGACCTGTTCTTCGGGTGGGGCGGCATGGCCTCCGCCCCCACGGCCGAGCTGAGCAACGCCGATACCGGGGGCCGATCCGAGGGAGCCACCACCTCGCATTCGTCGACCAACATCCAGGAAGAGGGCGTGGACGAGAGCGACGTCGTCAAGTGCGACGAAGAGACCATCTACTGGCTCCGCGGCGACACGATCCACGTGTGCCGAGCATATCCGGCGACCCAGCTGGCCGAGCTTGCCACCGTGAAACTGGATTCAACCGGCGAGTCGCTCTACCTGCGCGGCCACCAACTGATCGCCCTTTCCAGCCGCTGGTCGTACGGCTACTACCGGTACGGCTGGGGTGTCTTCGCGGCGGAAGCGGAGGCCCCCACCCCGGGAGGGACGAGTTCAACCGATTCCTCTTCCCTTGTCGGCGGCAGCTGGAACGACGGCGGCCAAGTCACCGTGTCCATCATCGACGTCAGCGACCCGGCCCACCCCACGACCACCGCCACAGCCAAGTTCGAAGGCCAGCTGGCTTCCAGCCGGATGATCGACAATCATCTGTATCTCGTCGTGACCACCACGCCGCGGCTGCCGGACAACCCGGTGCCGTTGACGCTCGAGGGCATGACCCTCGACGAATGGCTGCCCGACTACGAGATCACCATCAGCGGCGGAGCCACCCAAATTGGCGACATGATCTCCTGGCAAGGCGCCTTCCGGCCCGAAGTCGGCGACGGCTACAACATCACCACCGTTGCAACGCTCGACGTCGATAACCCGACCGGCGGCTTCGCCTCGACGGCCATCACCGCCGACGCGGGAACCATCTACGCCAGTACCGCCGCCCTGTATGTCACCGACACCCAGTACGACTGGTACATGGGCGGCTCGCGGACCGACACCATTGTCCACAAGCTGGCCTTCACCCAAACCGGAACCGACTACATCGCCAGCGGCATGGTGCCCGGCCGGCCGCTCAACCAGTACTCGCTCGGCGAGTATGACGGCCACCTGCGCATCGCCACCAATCAGGACGAGTGGTCGATCGACGGCGCCGGTCTCAAGAACGGGATCTACGTCATGAAGGAGACCGGGACGACGTTGGACATCGTCGGCCGGATCGACGACATCGCCGTCGGCGAGCAGATCTATGCCGCCCGCTTCATCGGCCCGCGCGGCTTCCTGGTCACCTTCAAGCGAATCGACCCGCTCTTCACCGTCGACCTGAGCAATCCGACCAACCCGCGGATCGTCGGCGAGCTCAAGGTGCCGGGCTACTCCGATCACCTTCAGCTGCTGGACCAGAACCACATCCTGGCTATCGGGAAGGACGCCCAGGACACCGGCTCGTTCGCCTGGGTCCAGGGCGTGCAGCTCTCCATGTTCGATGTGAGCAACCTGGCCAACCCCCAACTCATGTTCAAGGAAATCATCGGCGGTCGCGGTACCCACAGCGAGGCCAACAACAATCCCAAGGCATTCATCTACTACGAGCCCGACGAATCCGGCCCAGGATACCTGACGTTCCCGATCGATCTGTACAGCACGGGCACGACCGGCCCGGAGTGGGGCACGCACCAGTTCACCGGCATCCTGGTCTACCGCGTGGATCCGCAGACCGGCTTCTCAAGGCTGGGGTCCATTTCGACCTTGCCCGAAGGCAAGTCACCCAACGGCTGCAACTGGTACTACTACGGCGCCACCCGCGGGCTCTTCATCGGCGAGAACGTGTACGCGGTCTCCGATCTGGGCGTGAAGGCGGCAGGGCTGAGCAGTCTCGGCACACTGTCCGGAAGCGTTTCATTCACCGGGGCCAGCGCCTTCGAGGACTGCTACTATGACGACCTGCCGGAGATCCTGCCGGCCGTTTCGGAAGGCCTGCGGTAG
- a CDS encoding PAS domain-containing protein — MNWRQRYELAASAARQIVYDGELATKKLVWGGSIEQILGYALSEMKGGFEQWAERIDPQDRAEALGVLEVALRDGTPYECEYGFRHKDGHYVRMLDRGLLAVGRGGRPDRFVGVMQDITERKRLEEERARLEDLLRQTHRLEALGQMAGGVAHDFGNLVTVILGNVALLRGSLEGQATARESLDMIEQAAQDAMALARSMLTFSRRLPVQKKLIDLAVDFPKWCHLCRRLLPSSVRVTEHLGVSTGLVVHADATQLQQALMNLVINAKDAMPDGGRLDVVLRAAQAEDLARFSDLEPKRTYAVVEIRDSGCGIPAAIGGRIFEPFFTTKERGKGTGLGLAVVQSIVRDHGGRIEFSSTEGKGSTFTLVFPCVSADALSASGGRASPHQGQGDLLLVAEGDPHVRSILVSTLVAAGYRVVEAGDGFELLTKFQELGTRVRLLVVDMELEKRSGLECLRAIRDGGRQTPVILIAPGATSGVEAPLPARSAVLTKPYRIEDLRGLVADLLVALDDAPEGS, encoded by the coding sequence GTGAATTGGCGGCAGCGGTATGAGCTGGCGGCCTCGGCGGCTCGGCAGATCGTCTACGATGGCGAGCTTGCGACCAAGAAGCTCGTCTGGGGTGGGAGCATCGAGCAGATTCTGGGATACGCCCTGTCCGAGATGAAGGGCGGTTTCGAACAATGGGCGGAACGGATCGATCCCCAGGACCGCGCCGAAGCCCTGGGTGTTCTTGAAGTTGCCCTCCGCGATGGCACGCCGTACGAATGCGAATACGGCTTTCGACACAAGGACGGGCACTACGTTCGCATGCTGGACCGCGGGCTGCTCGCAGTGGGGCGGGGCGGGCGGCCGGATCGCTTCGTCGGGGTGATGCAGGACATCACCGAGCGCAAGCGTCTCGAGGAAGAGCGAGCCCGGCTGGAGGACTTGCTGCGTCAGACTCACAGGCTGGAGGCTCTCGGTCAGATGGCCGGCGGCGTGGCTCACGATTTCGGGAACCTGGTCACCGTGATCCTCGGCAATGTGGCCCTCCTTCGCGGCAGCCTGGAGGGGCAGGCGACCGCGAGGGAATCCCTGGACATGATCGAGCAGGCGGCCCAGGATGCGATGGCCCTGGCCAGGTCGATGCTCACCTTCAGCCGGCGGCTGCCGGTGCAGAAGAAGCTGATCGATCTGGCGGTGGACTTTCCGAAATGGTGCCACCTCTGTCGACGGCTGCTGCCCTCGAGCGTCCGGGTGACCGAACATCTCGGAGTCAGCACCGGTCTCGTTGTTCATGCGGACGCCACCCAACTGCAGCAGGCCCTGATGAACCTGGTGATCAACGCGAAGGACGCGATGCCGGACGGCGGCCGTCTCGACGTTGTTCTCCGCGCCGCCCAGGCCGAGGATCTGGCTCGTTTCTCCGACCTGGAGCCGAAGCGAACGTACGCGGTCGTCGAAATCCGAGACAGCGGGTGCGGCATCCCCGCGGCGATCGGCGGTCGGATCTTCGAACCCTTCTTCACCACCAAGGAGCGTGGCAAGGGCACGGGGCTTGGTCTGGCGGTGGTGCAGAGCATCGTCCGGGATCACGGCGGGCGGATCGAGTTCAGCTCGACGGAAGGCAAGGGGAGCACGTTCACCTTGGTGTTTCCCTGTGTGAGCGCCGACGCTCTGTCCGCTTCCGGGGGTCGGGCCTCGCCCCACCAGGGACAAGGTGATCTGCTGCTGGTGGCGGAGGGCGATCCCCACGTCCGTTCGATTCTCGTGTCGACCCTCGTTGCCGCCGGCTACCGGGTCGTCGAGGCCGGGGACGGCTTCGAACTGCTGACCAAGTTCCAGGAACTCGGCACCAGAGTTCGTCTGCTCGTTGTGGACATGGAACTCGAGAAACGCAGCGGTCTCGAATGTCTACGGGCCATCCGGGACGGCGGACGGCAGACACCGGTCATTCTGATCGCCCCCGGCGCGACGTCGGGCGTGGAGGCTCCTCTCCCGGCAAGGTCCGCGGTGCTGACCAAGCCCTATCGTATTGAGGACCTGCGCGGCCTGGTCGCGGACCTGCTGGTTGCCTTGGACGACGCGCCGGAGGGCTCATGA
- a CDS encoding DUF2341 domain-containing protein — protein sequence MSQLGFRLTVALGLILIGVSAGLAPAQSIGINFVANSGSGIQETSGDSLGVDEVAGAPGYAQDNWNNLGRWGSNITLSKFSNKVTFTGVTIVCAWDSPNIWNDGAGTSTPNCKLMHGYIDAPGKPNDDVTTPYQFWTGNITTANVPQVFVKGLAAWLAAQPGATGYSVVIYSDGDATEGRRSEYWVQETTSTAMPPDSLGSVLTPHVFLQDSVNFTAAAPVFTQVPITANTLETAGIGNYIVFTGLTADQIIIRSEEQTFRSQINAVQIIATYPPSTVTIAAGTSAAEPATEGTFTVTRAGGDTSKALDVYYNFDGTATAGTDFATLSGMVTIPVNESTATITVTPIDDGEVEVDETVTVALTTAPTYELGEPSNAQINLISEDVTATITVEATDSAAAEVAGNTGTFTFTRTGSTLFPLTLNYTVSGTATGGADYAYLGGKVVIPAGQASVAVPVTPYEDGTTEGDETVMVTITSNDPQYVAGAPDSATATIADNGSWSHWTKSLDLVFAGYTGTEILTEFPVLVVLTPERVNNYAGFNADGSDLRFRSGDLSLPYEVEKWDPAGSSYVWVKVPQIAAPTDAITLVWGNTNSVLAQGGEAVWTPDYLGVWHLNTTTAEGLYYDSTGHGNDGTNYGASPVEGAIGGALSFDAASSNYVDTGNTENITYFTVMTYVRGTAAASEGATATGPVHRESNYQINWGHGTPEFNGAIAVNSTAGGWRGATMNPLEANTWYCLAGTYDGAAEAGGSLKGFRDGVLITQNTEALGIPEVETNTLKFARHAAAAQYFSGTIDEVQVLSVAKSESWVANQAASMVDNLIAFGGVVAQVQLVAADAAATELGDTGTFTLTRSGGNTSRPLTVYLTVEGTATPGKDYTALPIPVTFAGGETQINLTVSAIQDWLPLEGEETVILTLQERAIYDVAGEASATVTIQDIDSIADWKNSMRVSFSGYMGATPLAEFPVLVTLTPDKVDNYAGFAADGSDIRFTNKDQTALLPYEIERWDAAGTSLIWVKVPQLDQATTVWMHWNNPGVPAGQDAEGVWTAGYLAVYHFADEATVIDSTANDHDGTIYNSTSATGRLGLGRGFNGTDAYVDLNASFLSNLAEFTVSGWIAPEAAAFGDRMPLFGQNDLIEFGFHGGANLQAWVSAGGTWPGINVPYAYNTGEWHYVVMTGNATSLVIYLDGVEAGQVALENITNQGSSGDTAKIGTGVIDAIGADTNGWYSGLVDEIRFSGVARSAEWVAAEYAAMTGGLSACAAPRLDLDTDGDVDQVDFGLFQACFTGTVAPLTGSVCACADTNGDGYVAAEDLAAFQNCYAGPAIAADAGCLDMPQ from the coding sequence ATGTCCCAGCTCGGTTTTCGCTTGACCGTCGCGTTAGGACTTATTCTGATCGGGGTTTCCGCGGGCCTTGCCCCCGCCCAGTCCATCGGCATCAACTTCGTCGCCAACAGCGGCAGCGGCATCCAGGAAACCAGCGGCGACTCGCTGGGAGTAGACGAAGTTGCCGGAGCTCCCGGATACGCCCAGGACAACTGGAACAACCTCGGGCGATGGGGCAGCAACATCACCCTCAGCAAGTTCAGCAACAAGGTGACGTTCACCGGCGTGACCATCGTCTGCGCCTGGGACTCCCCCAATATCTGGAACGACGGAGCCGGCACGTCGACCCCCAACTGCAAGCTCATGCACGGCTACATCGACGCCCCCGGCAAGCCAAACGACGATGTGACCACGCCTTACCAGTTCTGGACTGGCAACATAACGACCGCCAACGTCCCGCAGGTCTTCGTCAAGGGCCTCGCCGCGTGGTTGGCCGCCCAGCCGGGTGCCACCGGCTATAGCGTGGTCATCTACAGCGACGGCGACGCCACCGAAGGCCGAAGAAGTGAATACTGGGTTCAGGAGACCACCAGCACGGCCATGCCGCCGGACAGTCTGGGCTCCGTTCTGACTCCCCATGTCTTCCTCCAGGACTCGGTGAATTTCACCGCCGCGGCACCGGTGTTCACTCAGGTACCGATCACGGCCAACACCCTGGAAACCGCCGGCATCGGCAACTACATCGTGTTCACCGGCCTGACCGCCGACCAGATCATCATTCGGAGCGAGGAGCAGACCTTCCGCTCCCAGATCAATGCCGTCCAGATCATCGCGACCTACCCACCCTCCACAGTAACGATCGCGGCCGGCACCAGTGCCGCCGAACCGGCGACGGAAGGCACCTTCACCGTGACCCGAGCCGGCGGCGACACCTCCAAAGCCCTTGACGTGTACTACAACTTCGATGGCACCGCCACGGCCGGCACTGATTTTGCGACGCTGTCCGGCATGGTGACCATCCCTGTCAACGAATCGACCGCAACCATCACCGTGACGCCAATCGATGACGGCGAGGTCGAGGTCGATGAGACGGTCACGGTCGCACTGACCACGGCACCCACCTACGAGCTCGGGGAACCATCGAATGCACAAATCAACCTGATCAGCGAGGATGTCACCGCAACCATCACCGTCGAGGCAACCGACTCCGCCGCTGCCGAAGTGGCCGGCAATACCGGTACGTTCACCTTCACCCGCACGGGCAGCACGCTCTTCCCGCTGACCTTGAACTACACCGTGTCGGGAACCGCGACCGGCGGAGCCGATTATGCGTATCTGGGCGGCAAGGTCGTCATTCCGGCCGGTCAGGCCAGCGTGGCCGTACCCGTCACGCCTTACGAGGACGGAACAACCGAGGGGGACGAGACGGTCATGGTCACGATCACGTCCAACGATCCGCAGTATGTGGCCGGGGCACCCGATTCGGCCACGGCCACGATCGCAGACAACGGATCCTGGAGCCACTGGACCAAGTCCCTGGACCTGGTCTTCGCCGGGTACACCGGCACCGAGATCCTGACCGAGTTCCCGGTTCTGGTCGTGCTGACCCCCGAGCGCGTCAACAACTACGCCGGCTTCAATGCCGATGGTTCGGACCTCCGCTTCAGAAGTGGCGACCTCAGCCTGCCCTACGAGGTGGAGAAGTGGGATCCGGCGGGATCGTCCTACGTCTGGGTGAAGGTCCCGCAGATCGCCGCGCCCACCGATGCCATCACCCTGGTCTGGGGCAACACGAACTCCGTCTTGGCTCAGGGTGGGGAGGCGGTTTGGACGCCCGATTACCTGGGTGTCTGGCACCTGAATACCACCACCGCCGAAGGGCTCTACTACGACTCCACCGGCCACGGCAACGATGGCACCAACTACGGGGCCAGCCCGGTCGAAGGCGCGATCGGCGGGGCGCTGAGCTTCGATGCCGCCAGTTCAAACTACGTTGACACCGGCAACACCGAGAACATCACCTACTTCACGGTGATGACCTACGTGCGTGGAACCGCCGCCGCTTCCGAGGGCGCCACCGCCACCGGCCCGGTCCATCGCGAGAGCAACTACCAGATCAACTGGGGCCACGGCACACCGGAGTTCAATGGCGCTATCGCGGTCAACTCGACAGCCGGTGGCTGGCGGGGTGCCACGATGAACCCGCTCGAGGCAAATACCTGGTACTGCTTGGCGGGGACCTACGACGGTGCCGCTGAAGCAGGAGGTTCGCTGAAGGGATTCCGCGACGGCGTTCTGATCACCCAGAACACCGAGGCCCTGGGCATCCCGGAGGTGGAAACCAACACCCTCAAGTTCGCCCGCCACGCTGCCGCCGCCCAGTACTTCAGCGGCACCATCGATGAGGTTCAGGTTCTTTCCGTGGCCAAGTCGGAGAGTTGGGTCGCTAACCAGGCCGCGTCCATGGTCGACAACCTGATCGCCTTCGGCGGGGTCGTCGCTCAGGTGCAGCTTGTTGCCGCCGACGCCGCCGCGACCGAGCTGGGTGACACCGGCACCTTCACCCTCACCCGCTCGGGCGGCAATACCAGCCGGCCGCTCACCGTCTACCTGACGGTGGAGGGAACGGCCACGCCCGGCAAGGACTATACCGCCCTGCCCATCCCGGTCACCTTCGCCGGCGGCGAGACCCAGATCAATCTGACGGTCAGCGCCATTCAGGACTGGCTGCCGCTCGAGGGCGAGGAGACCGTGATCCTGACTCTCCAGGAGCGGGCCATTTACGATGTCGCCGGCGAGGCTTCGGCGACGGTGACGATCCAGGATATCGACTCGATCGCCGACTGGAAGAACAGCATGCGGGTTTCGTTCAGCGGATACATGGGAGCCACGCCGCTGGCGGAGTTCCCGGTTCTGGTGACGCTCACGCCGGACAAGGTCGACAACTACGCCGGCTTTGCGGCCGACGGCTCGGACATCCGCTTCACCAACAAGGACCAGACGGCCCTCCTGCCGTACGAAATCGAGCGGTGGGATGCGGCCGGCACCTCGCTCATCTGGGTCAAGGTTCCGCAGCTTGATCAGGCCACCACCGTCTGGATGCACTGGAACAATCCAGGCGTGCCCGCCGGGCAGGATGCGGAAGGCGTGTGGACCGCCGGCTACCTGGCCGTCTACCACTTTGCCGATGAGGCCACGGTGATTGACTCGACGGCCAATGACCACGACGGGACCATCTACAACTCGACCAGCGCCACGGGCCGGCTGGGCCTGGGGCGCGGGTTCAACGGAACCGATGCCTACGTTGACCTCAACGCCAGTTTCTTGAGCAACCTGGCGGAGTTCACGGTCAGCGGCTGGATCGCTCCCGAGGCAGCGGCCTTCGGCGATCGGATGCCGCTGTTCGGCCAGAATGACCTGATCGAGTTCGGTTTCCACGGCGGGGCCAACCTGCAGGCGTGGGTCAGTGCCGGCGGGACCTGGCCGGGCATCAACGTCCCCTACGCCTACAACACCGGCGAATGGCATTACGTGGTCATGACCGGCAACGCCACGAGCCTGGTGATCTACCTGGACGGCGTCGAAGCGGGTCAGGTCGCCCTGGAGAACATCACCAACCAGGGCTCCTCAGGCGACACCGCCAAGATCGGAACCGGCGTCATCGACGCCATCGGTGCCGATACCAACGGGTGGTACAGCGGTCTGGTTGACGAAATCCGGTTTTCCGGCGTTGCCCGCTCGGCCGAGTGGGTGGCTGCGGAGTATGCGGCCATGACCGGCGGGCTCTCCGCCTGTGCCGCCCCGCGACTGGACCTGGACACGGACGGTGACGTCGACCAGGTCGATTTCGGGCTCTTCCAGGCCTGCTTCACGGGCACGGTCGCACCGCTGACCGGTTCGGTGTGTGCTTGTGCGGACACCAACGGTGACGGTTATGTGGCCGCGGAGGATTTGGCCGCCTTCCAGAACTGTTACGCTGGTCCGGCGATCGCGGCGGACGCAGGCTGCCTCGACATGCCGCAGTAA